The Bryobacteraceae bacterium genome includes a window with the following:
- the rplV gene encoding 50S ribosomal protein L22, with protein MIAKAEARMVRTSPQKARLVVDLIRGRKAGDAITILRTTNKRVAPMVEKVLRSAIANAENRDSEVDVDDLFVVEAYVNEGPRMKRIRPAPMGRAYRYQRRLAHIVVKVGPRGGQQAEKE; from the coding sequence ATGATCGCGAAAGCGGAAGCCAGAATGGTGAGGACGTCGCCGCAGAAGGCGCGGCTCGTCGTCGACCTGATCCGCGGCAGGAAGGCCGGCGACGCCATCACGATCCTCCGCACCACGAACAAGCGCGTGGCGCCGATGGTGGAGAAAGTGCTGCGTTCGGCCATCGCCAACGCCGAGAACCGCGACAGCGAGGTCGACGTCGACGATCTGTTCGTGGTGGAAGCGTACGTCAACGAAGGGCCGCGGATGAAGCGGATCCGGCCCGCCCCGATGGGGCGCGCCTACCGCTATCAGCGGCGGCTCGCGCATATCGTCGTCAAGGTCGGCCCCCGCGGCGGGCAGCAGGCGGAGAAGGAATAG
- the rplP gene encoding 50S ribosomal protein L16, whose translation MLMPKKVKYRKQQRGRRKGKAWRGSTIAFGEFGLKALGPAWITGRQIEAARIAMTRFVKRGGKIWIRLFPDKPITKKPAETRMGKGKGAPEEWVAVVRPGKILFEMEGVPQETAAEAMRLAAMKLPVRTKFVVRQETDA comes from the coding sequence ATGTTGATGCCGAAGAAAGTCAAGTACCGCAAGCAGCAGCGCGGGCGCCGCAAGGGCAAGGCCTGGCGCGGCTCCACCATCGCCTTCGGCGAGTTCGGGCTCAAGGCCCTCGGGCCGGCCTGGATCACCGGCCGCCAGATCGAGGCCGCGCGTATCGCGATGACCCGCTTCGTCAAGCGCGGCGGCAAGATCTGGATCCGGCTCTTCCCCGACAAGCCCATCACCAAGAAGCCTGCGGAAACCCGTATGGGCAAGGGCAAGGGCGCGCCGGAAGAGTGGGTGGCGGTGGTGCGCCCCGGCAAGATTCTGTTCGAAATGGAAGGCGTGCCGCAGGAGACGGCCGCCGAAGCGATGCGCCTGGCCGCGATGAAGCTGCCCGTGCGCACCAAGTTCGTCGTCCGGCAGGAGACCGACGCCTGA
- the rpsC gene encoding 30S ribosomal protein S3: MGQKVHPYGFRLGITKNWRSRWFATQDYARLLHEDLELKEMLRERLKAAGVSAVEVERPGGSKLRITIHTSRPGIIIGRKGAEIEKLKQELAQKTKREVFIDIQEVHKPEMDAQLVAESIALQLEKRIAFRRAMRKAVESAQRFGCKGIKVRVSGRLNGAEIARSEWYLQGQLPLHTLRADIDYGFAEAYTTYGVIGIKVWVYKGEVPTDGFTRRSRSDEPRRNPRPERRERREPRPERQPQAAAPPPAAAIEPPPPPPPVDEPAAGE, encoded by the coding sequence ATGGGTCAGAAAGTCCATCCTTACGGATTCCGGCTCGGGATCACCAAGAACTGGCGCTCCCGCTGGTTCGCCACGCAGGACTATGCGCGGCTTCTGCACGAGGACCTCGAGCTGAAGGAGATGCTGCGCGAGCGGCTGAAGGCGGCCGGCGTCAGCGCCGTCGAGGTCGAGCGGCCCGGCGGCAGCAAGCTCCGCATCACCATCCACACGTCGCGGCCCGGCATCATCATCGGCCGCAAGGGCGCCGAGATCGAGAAGCTCAAGCAGGAGCTGGCGCAGAAGACGAAGCGGGAAGTCTTCATCGACATCCAGGAAGTCCACAAGCCGGAGATGGACGCCCAGCTGGTGGCCGAATCCATCGCGCTGCAGCTGGAGAAGCGCATCGCCTTCCGCCGCGCCATGCGCAAGGCCGTGGAAAGCGCCCAGCGCTTCGGCTGCAAGGGGATCAAGGTGCGCGTCTCGGGCCGCCTGAACGGCGCCGAAATCGCCCGCAGCGAGTGGTATCTGCAGGGCCAGCTGCCCCTGCACACGCTGCGCGCCGACATCGACTACGGTTTCGCCGAGGCCTACACCACCTACGGCGTCATCGGAATCAAGGTTTGGGTGTACAAGGGCGAAGTGCCGACCGACGGCTTCACGCGGCGCAGCCGCAGCGACGAGCCGCGGCGCAATCCGCGCCCCGAGCGGCGCGAACGGCGCGAGCCGCGCCCCGAACGCCAGCCGCAGGCCGCCGCGCCTCCGCCCGCAGCCGCCATCGAGCCGCCTCCTCCGCCGCCCCCGGTGGATGAGCCGGCGGCCGGGGAGTGA